One genomic region from Pirellulales bacterium encodes:
- a CDS encoding amino acid adenylation domain-containing protein: protein MTPDALTPTPIPADRLAALSPAKRALFERLRNEHAAPAPKRTTARHDPREPAPLSFGQERLWFLDQLEPGNPFYNVAIATRLSGEMDKQALAASLHAVIERHESLRTVFRSVAGRPEQVICPTARFQMTQDDLSSLALSARTESLARLTDAEAVRPFDLAHGPLMRARLVKLAGDDHVLLLTLHHIICDGWSMAVLRQEVAEEYMARCSGRACELPALKLQFADYAIRQREEARGTNGSLDLAFWREQLADLPGPLSLPFDRPRPAVQSFRGETCRRRLSGSLLDNLRRLAAEENGTMCMVLLAAFQILLAQYARERDICVGMPIAGRTRPEWERLIGFFVNTLVIRGRLDEQLSFREYLSQLRGTMLAAYEHQDLPFSRLVDELVPQRDLSRNPLVQVMFVLQNIPVAARQIDGLAVTDSSFDHAPVANFDLTFNVDEHADRLDLSLVFNTDLFNADSIERMLDAYVTLLTGIVENRECPVFDLPLLPADERQKQLVTWNATKMAFPADRCIHELFVEQARRTPAGIALRFEQQDITYDELDRGSNRLARYLIERGAANDQPIGVCLGRSPEMIVTLLGILKAGAAYLPIDPLYPAARRAAMVEDAQLRFIVSDSEIAKCLPGGSFQTVLLDDDSPDIAQYNDAPLESKADPDHVAYVIYTSGSTGLPKGAEVAHRGLVNHATELARRCDLRPGDSLLQYLSLSFDAAIEEIFPTLVSGATLHLHPAPAELSGRVLLEWSRDQMVNVLHLPVVVWSSLVDELTASGGALGRHLKTVVVGGDSLAVEQVTRWQQAIGETCRLLFAYGVTEATITSTLFDPAESLSATASNCLPIGRPIANTRVYVLDEARRPLPVGVAGELYIGGVGIARGYLRRPELSAERFVPNPFTQNANERLYRTGDMVRYLPDGNLEFLGRIDRQVKVRGYRIEPAEIEAALQLHPRVREAIVVPRGAGEAKRLAAYVGCGAGELPTAEDVRQFLTARLPGHMLPSAIVVLDELPRLSCAKVDVAALPEPAWERKANASQLAAPSTDAERVLATVWAEVLGRAQVGIHDNFFDIGGDSIRSIQVVARAGAAGWRITPKQLFQNQTIAELARVAEAGVAIFAPQEPIVGRAPLLPIQHEFFALATIDPHHHNQAVMLSAARSVTPDVIDQALRTIVRHHDALRSRFVRAADGAWTQTIVAPEDCRILEVIDLSALDVAAQTVAIERAAVETQASLDIEQGPVGRFVYFDLGPDRPARLLAVIHHLVIDAVSWRIVLADLDMLCHQLATGVPAQLPPKTTPGGEWARRINDLAAQDEVRAELDAWLSTGANASPLPCDGDAGENLVADAETVCISLDVATTEKLLGEAQTAYRARSHEMLLAMFAQVVGKYCSGAVRMNLEGHGREDLFADVDLSRTVGWFTALYPVRFDVPANASPGFAVRAIKERCRAISDGGLGYGLLRWLADEATRQKLATIAPPQVCFNYLGQLDHTLPQDAWFTLAAESPGPMVSPRAARGHLWEIIAFVRDGRLQIEWHYSRLAHRLDTVERLAGEFIDALAELVQHSGGEDVQAISPVDFSLAEIDQDDFDALKNLLAD, encoded by the coding sequence ATGACACCTGACGCCCTGACTCCGACGCCGATTCCTGCCGATCGGTTGGCCGCGCTGTCGCCCGCCAAACGAGCGCTATTCGAGCGACTACGCAACGAGCACGCCGCACCGGCACCGAAGCGGACAACAGCGCGGCACGACCCGCGCGAGCCTGCGCCGTTGTCGTTCGGACAAGAGCGGTTATGGTTTCTCGACCAGCTTGAGCCGGGCAATCCGTTTTACAATGTCGCGATCGCCACGCGCCTGTCTGGCGAGATGGATAAGCAGGCGCTCGCGGCCTCGCTGCATGCCGTGATCGAACGTCACGAGTCGCTGCGAACAGTATTTCGCAGCGTAGCAGGCCGGCCCGAGCAAGTGATTTGCCCGACAGCCCGCTTTCAGATGACGCAGGACGATTTGTCGTCGCTCGCATTGTCGGCGCGGACTGAATCACTGGCCCGCCTGACGGACGCCGAGGCGGTTCGCCCGTTTGATCTGGCGCACGGTCCCTTGATGCGTGCGCGATTGGTGAAGCTGGCCGGCGACGATCATGTATTACTGCTGACGCTGCATCATATTATTTGCGATGGCTGGTCAATGGCCGTCTTGCGCCAGGAAGTTGCCGAAGAATATATGGCGCGGTGCTCAGGACGTGCATGCGAGTTACCGGCGCTCAAGCTGCAATTTGCCGACTATGCGATTCGGCAGCGAGAAGAGGCCCGCGGAACCAATGGCTCGCTCGACCTGGCGTTCTGGCGCGAGCAATTGGCCGATCTGCCAGGCCCGCTGTCGTTGCCATTTGATCGGCCCCGTCCGGCGGTGCAGAGTTTTCGGGGCGAAACTTGCCGGCGCCGGCTGAGCGGCAGCTTGCTCGACAACTTGCGACGCTTGGCGGCCGAAGAGAACGGCACGATGTGCATGGTGCTGCTGGCCGCGTTTCAAATCTTGCTGGCCCAATATGCCCGCGAGCGCGACATTTGCGTAGGAATGCCGATCGCTGGGCGGACGCGGCCCGAGTGGGAGCGATTGATCGGCTTTTTCGTCAATACGCTCGTGATTCGCGGGCGGTTGGACGAACAGCTCTCGTTTCGCGAATACCTGTCACAACTGCGCGGCACGATGCTGGCGGCCTACGAGCATCAGGATCTACCGTTTTCGCGCCTTGTCGATGAACTGGTTCCCCAGCGCGACCTGAGCCGCAACCCGCTCGTTCAGGTGATGTTCGTTCTGCAAAACATTCCGGTCGCGGCGCGGCAGATCGACGGGCTCGCGGTTACGGATAGCAGCTTCGACCATGCGCCGGTTGCAAATTTCGATTTGACGTTCAACGTCGACGAGCATGCGGACCGACTCGACTTGTCGTTGGTGTTCAATACCGATTTGTTCAACGCCGATTCGATCGAGCGAATGCTCGACGCGTACGTGACGCTACTTACGGGGATTGTCGAGAATCGGGAGTGCCCCGTCTTCGATCTGCCGCTGCTGCCCGCGGATGAGCGGCAGAAGCAGTTGGTTACCTGGAACGCGACCAAGATGGCGTTCCCGGCCGATCGTTGTATTCACGAGCTATTCGTCGAACAGGCCCGCCGAACGCCCGCCGGGATTGCTTTACGCTTCGAACAGCAAGATATCACGTACGACGAATTGGATCGCGGCAGCAATCGGTTGGCCCGCTATCTGATCGAACGAGGCGCTGCGAACGATCAACCCATCGGCGTCTGTCTGGGGCGCTCGCCCGAGATGATTGTGACATTGCTGGGCATTTTGAAAGCTGGCGCGGCCTACTTGCCGATCGACCCGCTTTATCCGGCGGCTCGTCGCGCGGCGATGGTCGAAGACGCCCAGTTGCGATTCATCGTCAGCGATAGCGAGATCGCGAAGTGCCTGCCAGGAGGAAGCTTTCAGACGGTGCTGCTGGATGATGATTCGCCGGACATCGCCCAGTACAACGATGCGCCGCTGGAAAGCAAAGCGGATCCTGACCACGTCGCCTATGTCATTTACACCTCGGGCTCGACGGGGCTGCCGAAAGGGGCCGAAGTTGCCCATCGGGGGCTGGTGAATCACGCGACCGAGCTGGCGCGGCGTTGCGACCTGCGGCCGGGCGATTCGTTGTTGCAGTATCTGTCGCTGAGCTTTGATGCGGCGATCGAAGAGATTTTTCCGACGCTCGTCAGCGGCGCGACGTTGCATTTGCATCCGGCGCCGGCCGAATTGTCGGGACGCGTTCTGCTGGAGTGGTCCCGCGACCAGATGGTTAACGTCTTGCATTTGCCGGTGGTGGTGTGGTCGTCGCTGGTCGATGAACTCACTGCATCCGGCGGTGCGCTGGGTCGACATTTAAAGACCGTGGTGGTCGGCGGAGACAGCCTGGCGGTCGAGCAAGTGACGCGCTGGCAACAAGCGATCGGCGAGACTTGCCGCCTGCTGTTTGCTTATGGCGTTACCGAGGCGACGATCACAAGCACGCTTTTTGATCCGGCCGAGAGCTTGTCGGCCACGGCATCGAATTGCTTGCCGATCGGTCGACCGATTGCGAATACGCGTGTGTACGTGCTTGACGAGGCGCGCCGTCCGCTTCCCGTGGGAGTGGCGGGCGAACTGTATATCGGCGGAGTCGGCATCGCACGCGGTTACCTGCGGCGACCGGAACTTTCCGCCGAGCGGTTCGTGCCGAATCCGTTCACTCAAAATGCCAACGAGCGTCTTTATCGCACGGGCGACATGGTGCGTTATCTGCCGGACGGAAACCTCGAATTCCTGGGGCGCATCGATCGGCAAGTGAAAGTGCGCGGTTATCGCATCGAGCCGGCCGAGATCGAAGCGGCGTTGCAACTTCACCCGCGCGTGCGCGAAGCGATCGTCGTCCCCCGCGGCGCCGGCGAAGCCAAACGCCTGGCCGCGTATGTCGGTTGCGGGGCGGGTGAATTGCCCACCGCCGAGGACGTGCGACAATTCCTGACGGCGCGCTTGCCAGGGCACATGTTGCCCTCGGCGATCGTCGTGCTCGATGAATTACCGCGGCTGTCGTGTGCCAAAGTCGATGTCGCGGCGCTACCGGAGCCGGCCTGGGAGCGGAAGGCGAACGCGTCTCAATTGGCGGCGCCGTCGACCGATGCCGAGCGTGTGCTGGCCACCGTCTGGGCCGAAGTGCTCGGGCGCGCGCAGGTCGGCATTCACGATAATTTCTTTGACATCGGCGGTGACTCGATTCGCAGTATCCAGGTCGTCGCCCGGGCTGGCGCGGCCGGGTGGCGGATCACGCCGAAGCAACTTTTTCAGAATCAAACCATCGCCGAACTGGCGCGCGTCGCGGAAGCGGGGGTCGCGATCTTCGCGCCGCAGGAACCGATCGTTGGTCGGGCGCCGCTCTTGCCGATTCAGCACGAATTCTTCGCTTTGGCAACGATCGATCCGCATCATCACAATCAGGCCGTGATGCTTTCCGCGGCGCGGTCGGTCACGCCAGACGTGATCGACCAGGCACTGCGCACGATTGTGCGACATCATGATGCGCTGCGGTCACGGTTCGTGCGTGCGGCGGACGGCGCCTGGACGCAGACGATCGTCGCGCCCGAGGATTGCCGCATCTTGGAAGTGATCGACCTTTCAGCGTTGGATGTGGCGGCGCAGACGGTCGCAATTGAGAGAGCCGCCGTAGAGACGCAAGCCTCGCTCGATATTGAGCAGGGGCCGGTCGGACGATTCGTCTATTTCGACCTCGGCCCGGACCGGCCGGCGCGATTGCTGGCTGTCATTCATCACTTGGTGATCGATGCGGTGAGCTGGCGAATTGTGCTGGCTGACCTGGACATGTTGTGTCATCAACTGGCTACGGGTGTGCCGGCACAGTTGCCGCCAAAAACCACGCCCGGGGGGGAATGGGCGCGCCGCATAAACGACCTTGCCGCGCAAGACGAGGTGCGTGCCGAACTCGACGCCTGGCTGTCAACCGGCGCGAATGCCAGCCCGCTGCCTTGCGACGGTGACGCCGGCGAGAATCTCGTAGCGGATGCGGAAACCGTTTGCATATCGCTCGACGTGGCTACGACCGAAAAGTTGCTCGGCGAAGCGCAGACGGCTTATCGCGCCCGATCGCATGAAATGCTGCTGGCGATGTTCGCGCAAGTCGTCGGGAAATATTGTAGCGGCGCGGTGCGGATGAATCTCGAAGGGCATGGCCGCGAAGATTTGTTTGCCGATGTCGACTTGTCACGCACAGTCGGTTGGTTCACGGCGCTTTACCCCGTGCGATTCGACGTGCCTGCGAATGCTTCGCCGGGGTTTGCGGTCCGTGCCATCAAAGAGCGATGCCGGGCGATCAGTGATGGTGGTTTGGGTTACGGACTGCTGCGTTGGCTGGCGGATGAGGCGACGCGACAGAAGCTAGCGACAATCGCGCCCCCTCAGGTGTGCTTCAACTATCTGGGGCAATTGGATCACACATTACCTCAGGATGCATGGTTTACGCTGGCCGCGGAGTCGCCTGGCCCCATGGTCAGTCCGCGGGCCGCGCGCGGTCATCTATGGGAGATCATCGCTTTCGTGCGTGACGGGCGTCTGCAGATCGAGTGGCATTACAGTCGTTTGGCACACCGGCTCGACACGGTCGAGCGGCTGGCCGGTGAGTTTATCGACGCGCTCGCGGAGCTCGTGCAACATTCCGGCGGCGAGGATGTTCAGGCGATCTCGCCGGTGGATTTCTCGCTGGCCGAGATCGATCAGGACGATTTCGACGCCCTGAAGAACCTGCTTGCAGATTGA
- a CDS encoding LemA family protein encodes MKALPMAAVGLLVVALAVGGCAYKGYNEAITLDENVKQEWAQVENQLQRRYDLIPNLVATVKGIAGQEQKVFLGIEEARTKFFNVKDSGTVAEKAEAANGVERALSRLLFLQETYPELKSNESFLKLQDELAGTENRLSVERKRYNESVETMNVFVRKFPSNFYAMLAGVKNAEYFKPAEEAKEAPKVDFNTPEPAAKS; translated from the coding sequence ATGAAAGCGTTACCCATGGCGGCTGTGGGACTTTTGGTGGTGGCGCTGGCCGTCGGTGGCTGCGCCTACAAAGGCTACAACGAAGCCATCACGCTGGACGAGAATGTGAAGCAGGAGTGGGCGCAGGTCGAGAACCAATTGCAACGGCGCTACGATTTGATCCCCAACCTGGTCGCGACCGTGAAGGGAATTGCCGGGCAAGAGCAAAAGGTCTTCTTAGGTATCGAAGAAGCACGTACCAAGTTCTTCAACGTCAAGGACTCTGGCACCGTGGCTGAAAAGGCAGAAGCCGCCAATGGCGTGGAACGGGCCTTGTCGCGGTTGTTGTTTCTGCAGGAGACGTATCCCGAGCTGAAATCGAACGAATCGTTCTTGAAACTACAGGATGAGTTGGCTGGGACCGAGAATCGATTGTCGGTTGAGCGCAAACGCTACAACGAATCTGTCGAGACGATGAACGTCTTCGTACGCAAATTTCCGAGCAACTTTTACGCGATGCTGGCGGGCGTAAAGAACGCCGAATATTTCAAGCCGGCCGAAGAGGCGAAGGAAGCTCCGAAAGTCGATTTCAACACGCCCGAGCCCGCGGCCAAGAGCTGA
- a CDS encoding ABC transporter permease, whose product MRLITLVYRNITRRRIRSGLTVTGMAVAVAAVVALVGIADGFKRSFLDMYQSHGVDIVVTRGRSADRMTSELDQGLGAKIAQLPHVTAVESVLLDVVSLEELGPVGVVVQGLEPASSLVRERQLTAGTAVAEGEKRVALLGRILAANLGKSVGDEIEIYENERFRVKGIYDGGNIFDNGAMIVPLVELQRMLDQPSQVTAFNVQVDRSAGESAVTDVVQAINALSAGVSALATEKFVATDNKIQIASAMAWSISAIALVIGAIGMLNTMIISVFERTNEIGILRAIGWRNGRIVRMILLESSLLSIFGGVLGTLLATAMTFVLSRAPATAGLVSGRVAPAVIAQGICIALLIGILGALYPAFRAARLLPTVALRQQG is encoded by the coding sequence ATGCGATTGATCACGCTCGTATATCGAAACATCACGCGTCGCCGCATTCGATCGGGTCTGACCGTCACCGGTATGGCCGTGGCGGTGGCGGCGGTCGTGGCGCTAGTCGGCATTGCGGATGGATTCAAGCGATCGTTCCTCGACATGTATCAGTCGCACGGTGTCGACATCGTCGTCACGCGCGGCCGATCGGCCGATCGAATGACGAGCGAACTGGACCAGGGGCTAGGAGCGAAGATCGCGCAATTGCCGCACGTCACGGCGGTCGAGTCGGTCCTACTGGACGTCGTGTCGCTCGAGGAACTAGGCCCGGTCGGCGTCGTGGTGCAGGGGCTTGAACCTGCCAGCTCACTCGTGCGCGAGCGGCAGCTAACCGCCGGAACCGCGGTGGCCGAGGGAGAAAAGCGGGTGGCGCTGCTGGGGCGAATCCTGGCGGCGAATCTGGGCAAGTCTGTCGGTGACGAAATCGAGATCTACGAGAACGAGCGATTCCGCGTTAAGGGGATCTACGACGGCGGCAACATTTTCGACAACGGCGCCATGATCGTGCCCCTGGTGGAGTTGCAGAGGATGCTCGATCAGCCGAGCCAGGTTACCGCGTTCAACGTGCAAGTCGACCGGTCGGCCGGCGAGTCGGCCGTGACCGACGTCGTCCAGGCGATCAACGCCCTGAGCGCGGGCGTTTCGGCCCTGGCCACCGAGAAATTTGTCGCCACGGACAACAAGATTCAAATCGCCAGCGCCATGGCGTGGAGCATTTCGGCGATCGCGCTGGTGATCGGTGCGATCGGCATGTTGAACACCATGATCATTTCGGTTTTCGAACGAACCAACGAGATAGGCATCCTGCGGGCGATCGGCTGGCGGAACGGCCGGATCGTGCGAATGATTCTGCTGGAGTCGAGTTTATTGAGCATCTTCGGCGGCGTGCTTGGCACGTTACTTGCAACCGCGATGACGTTTGTATTGAGTCGTGCTCCGGCGACGGCTGGGTTGGTGAGCGGTCGCGTCGCTCCGGCGGTCATCGCGCAAGGGATTTGCATCGCCTTATTGATCGGAATTCTGGGAGCCCTCTATCCGGCATTTCGTGCGGCACGCCTTCTTCCCACCGTGGCATTACGCCAGCAGGGTTGA
- a CDS encoding S49 family peptidase: MDGRRIGWALGLALFCWTAGCKHPVQIVTNNRVTMNTPTARAQSPLAVIPVTPGAPGVERRIALVDVDGLLLNQPMTGLYSEGENPVALFREKLDRIARSGCYAAVVLRINSPGGGVTASDVMCHDLQEFKARTHLPVVACLMDVGAGGAYYLATAADQIVAHPTTVTGGIGVILNLYNLEDAMAQFNVLGAPIKAGENVDLGTPIKAQSEEAREILQRMANSFHERFRRIVIERRPQLAQAPADVFDGRIFTADHAVSLGLVDTIGYLDQAAEIAGQMGGAPGASLVLLHRPNDGARTPYDVTANVPLQSGFLPLSMPGLERARLPTFLYMWQPEPTLERLGGR; encoded by the coding sequence ATGGACGGGCGGCGCATCGGCTGGGCCTTGGGCCTGGCTCTATTTTGCTGGACCGCCGGTTGCAAGCATCCGGTGCAAATCGTGACGAACAATCGCGTCACGATGAACACCCCCACAGCCCGCGCGCAATCGCCGCTGGCTGTAATTCCCGTCACCCCGGGCGCGCCGGGCGTCGAGCGGCGCATCGCGCTGGTGGACGTCGACGGGTTGCTACTGAATCAGCCCATGACAGGGCTGTACAGCGAAGGAGAAAACCCGGTCGCGTTGTTTCGCGAAAAGCTGGATCGGATCGCGCGATCGGGCTGCTACGCGGCCGTGGTATTGCGGATCAACAGCCCCGGCGGCGGTGTCACGGCCTCGGACGTAATGTGCCATGATCTTCAAGAGTTCAAAGCCCGCACCCACCTGCCGGTCGTGGCATGTCTGATGGATGTGGGGGCCGGTGGCGCGTACTACCTGGCCACGGCGGCGGATCAAATCGTGGCCCATCCGACGACCGTCACGGGCGGCATCGGCGTGATTTTGAATCTGTATAACCTCGAAGACGCGATGGCACAGTTCAACGTGCTGGGGGCGCCGATCAAAGCGGGCGAAAACGTTGATCTGGGCACGCCCATCAAAGCACAAAGCGAAGAGGCGCGGGAAATCCTGCAGCGGATGGCGAACTCGTTTCACGAGCGGTTCCGGCGGATCGTGATCGAACGTCGGCCGCAGTTAGCGCAAGCACCGGCCGATGTTTTCGATGGCCGTATTTTCACGGCCGATCATGCCGTGTCGCTGGGCCTGGTCGATACGATCGGCTATCTGGATCAGGCCGCCGAGATCGCGGGTCAAATGGGAGGCGCGCCGGGGGCATCGCTGGTGCTGTTGCATCGCCCGAACGACGGCGCCCGCACCCCCTACGACGTCACGGCCAATGTGCCGCTACAGAGCGGTTTCTTGCCGCTAAGTATGCCGGGTCTCGAACGGGCCCGTCTGCCAACGTTCCTGTATATGTGGCAGCCTGAACCGACCCTCGAACGTCTGGGCGGACGCTAG
- a CDS encoding AMP-binding protein: MNTGLTEQATNVSNEHQLPAQGAGEVGRRAANLVEVFRCRAREQADKIAFTFLATDESAVVDRTYGQLDQQARAIAAHLQARCRPLDRVLLMYDSGLDYIAALAGCLYAGVVAVPVFAPDPTRVARTLPRLDAIVRDAQAEVLLGTASDLAWAGALLGQLPGLAQLVPSDVIDLAGAADWNPPHLDRGTPAFLQYTSGSTGTPKGVLVRHGNVLANMAQMEALIDVDDALACTWLPAYHDMGLVGGIFQCWYSGRRNVMMSPLAFFQQPLRWLRAAADYRATTIAAPDFAFDLCVRKIKPEEREQLDLSCVQLALSGAEPVRAATIDRFVEAFAGSGIQRRVFSPCYGMAEATLLISATQPRSESTVRSFDGAQLERNRAVVAAADDAGARMLVGCGRGPENQRLLIVDPRTCHPLEAGQVGEIWVAGPHVASEYWGQPEASAETFRAVTSEGQGPFLRTGDLGFLDGDELFISGRRKDMIIVHGRNYYPQDIEQAIEACHPAIKPRASAAFSVDNNGRERVVVVQEVSRPTKVDLDEVSHAVRRAIFETFELAVDTVVLIRAGSIPKTTSGKIQRRACRELFLSGEIDVLLCSDKITGNDSQASYVAPRNDLEREIADVWCEVLGLDRVSVMDRFFDLGGTSLLATQLINRLAPTLGANIPLSELFDRPTIAQLAELIACKRAAQQMHDTELLAYLDHLSDDEVDRILDKVNAPSPPKAYVRVPVLNLDYIVPSDRGSESAGDAT; this comes from the coding sequence ATGAACACTGGTCTTACGGAACAAGCGACGAACGTTTCGAACGAGCATCAGCTTCCCGCCCAGGGAGCCGGCGAGGTGGGACGCCGCGCGGCGAACCTGGTCGAGGTCTTTCGCTGCCGCGCTCGCGAGCAGGCGGACAAAATCGCGTTTACGTTCCTGGCCACCGATGAGTCGGCGGTTGTGGACCGCACATACGGCCAGCTCGATCAACAGGCGCGGGCCATCGCAGCGCACCTGCAGGCGCGCTGCCGGCCGCTGGACCGTGTGCTGTTGATGTATGACTCAGGCCTGGACTATATCGCAGCGCTGGCCGGCTGTTTGTACGCAGGCGTCGTGGCGGTGCCTGTCTTTGCACCCGATCCGACGCGTGTGGCGCGAACGCTGCCCAGGCTGGATGCCATCGTGCGCGATGCGCAGGCGGAAGTGCTGTTAGGGACGGCGTCCGACCTGGCTTGGGCCGGAGCATTGCTGGGACAATTGCCCGGCCTGGCCCAACTCGTGCCGAGTGACGTGATCGATCTGGCCGGCGCCGCGGACTGGAATCCGCCGCACTTGGATCGTGGCACGCCCGCGTTTTTGCAATACACATCGGGTTCGACCGGGACGCCCAAGGGAGTTCTTGTCCGCCATGGCAACGTGTTGGCGAACATGGCGCAGATGGAGGCGCTGATCGACGTCGACGATGCGCTGGCTTGCACCTGGCTGCCCGCATATCACGACATGGGCCTGGTGGGGGGCATCTTTCAATGCTGGTACAGCGGACGGCGGAACGTAATGATGTCGCCGCTGGCGTTTTTCCAGCAGCCGCTTCGGTGGTTGCGTGCGGCAGCGGATTACCGCGCGACGACGATCGCCGCCCCGGACTTTGCCTTCGACCTGTGCGTGCGCAAGATCAAGCCGGAAGAACGGGAGCAACTCGATCTGAGCTGCGTGCAATTGGCCCTCTCAGGCGCCGAACCGGTGCGCGCCGCGACGATCGACCGCTTTGTCGAGGCGTTCGCCGGGAGTGGAATTCAACGCCGCGTGTTCTCGCCTTGCTACGGCATGGCCGAGGCAACGCTGCTGATCTCCGCCACACAGCCACGAAGCGAGTCAACGGTGCGCAGCTTCGACGGAGCGCAGCTCGAAAGGAATCGCGCAGTGGTTGCCGCTGCGGATGACGCGGGAGCGCGAATGCTAGTCGGTTGCGGTCGTGGGCCGGAGAATCAGCGATTGCTGATCGTCGATCCGCGCACCTGCCACCCGCTCGAGGCCGGGCAGGTCGGTGAGATCTGGGTCGCGGGACCGCATGTGGCCAGCGAATACTGGGGACAGCCTGAAGCTTCGGCCGAGACCTTCCGCGCCGTCACGAGCGAAGGCCAAGGGCCGTTCCTGCGCACGGGCGATCTGGGCTTTCTTGACGGCGATGAATTGTTCATCAGCGGCCGCCGTAAGGACATGATCATCGTTCATGGGCGCAATTATTATCCGCAAGATATCGAACAAGCGATTGAAGCGTGCCATCCGGCGATCAAGCCGCGTGCCTCCGCCGCGTTTTCGGTTGACAACAATGGCCGCGAACGGGTCGTCGTCGTGCAAGAGGTATCGCGCCCGACGAAGGTCGACCTGGACGAAGTCTCGCACGCCGTGCGGCGAGCGATCTTCGAGACTTTTGAGCTGGCTGTCGATACGGTGGTGCTGATCCGCGCCGGATCGATTCCCAAGACCACCAGTGGCAAGATTCAGCGTCGCGCCTGCCGTGAGCTCTTCTTGAGTGGCGAAATCGACGTGCTGCTGTGCTCGGACAAGATCACCGGCAACGATTCGCAGGCGAGCTATGTCGCACCGCGCAATGACCTGGAACGCGAAATTGCGGACGTGTGGTGCGAAGTGCTGGGCCTGGATCGTGTGAGTGTCATGGATCGATTCTTTGATCTGGGCGGGACGAGCCTGCTGGCCACGCAGCTAATCAATCGTTTGGCGCCAACGCTGGGGGCGAATATTCCCCTGAGTGAACTTTTCGATCGGCCCACGATCGCCCAGTTGGCCGAACTGATCGCCTGCAAGCGCGCCGCGCAGCAGATGCATGACACAGAACTGTTGGCCTATCTCGACCATCTTTCGGACGACGAAGTCGATCGCATCCTCGACAAAGTCAACGCACCCTCTCCACCCAAGGCCTACGTGCGTGTTCCGGTGTTAAACCTGGATTACATCGTCCCATCGGATCGTGGATCGGAGAGCGCGGGGGACGCGACCTAG
- a CDS encoding 4'-phosphopantetheinyl transferase superfamily protein produces the protein MPDCYQPTTEHPRLASGVVHVWRDTIDPAPADLLALGATLSTDEHARSARFHFERDRQRYIAARGILRRLLAGYLGQDGRTLTFRYGLRGKPDLEQAAPALQFNVSHRGSYALYAFVLDREVGIDIEFEREVPEALAIARNHFTPAETRLLVEADNDRAARECFFRLWTRKEAVIKAVGTGLSMPLDEFDVSSQLLADNAWRKIHVPARPDTDWSVRDLPVADEYRAAICVAGEPVELRFFRPE, from the coding sequence ATGCCTGATTGCTACCAGCCCACGACCGAGCATCCCCGCCTGGCATCAGGCGTCGTACACGTTTGGCGCGACACGATCGATCCTGCGCCCGCGGATCTCCTGGCGCTCGGCGCGACGCTATCGACCGACGAGCACGCGCGTTCCGCGCGATTTCACTTCGAGCGTGACCGGCAGCGTTACATTGCGGCGCGTGGCATTCTGCGCCGGTTGTTGGCCGGATATCTGGGGCAAGATGGCAGGACACTCACGTTTCGCTACGGCCTGCGCGGCAAGCCGGACCTCGAACAGGCCGCGCCGGCGCTTCAATTCAATGTCTCGCACCGCGGTTCTTATGCCCTGTACGCGTTCGTGCTCGATCGCGAGGTGGGCATCGACATCGAATTCGAGCGCGAGGTACCTGAAGCACTCGCGATCGCGCGCAATCATTTCACGCCTGCCGAAACGCGATTGCTCGTCGAGGCCGACAACGATCGCGCCGCGCGGGAGTGCTTCTTTCGCCTGTGGACGCGCAAAGAGGCCGTGATCAAGGCCGTCGGAACCGGACTGTCGATGCCGCTCGACGAGTTCGACGTCAGCTCTCAGTTACTCGCCGACAACGCGTGGCGCAAGATTCACGTCCCTGCCCGCCCCGACACCGATTGGTCCGTAAGGGATCTTCCCGTCGCCGACGAATATCGCGCCGCAATATGCGTGGCCGGCGAACCGGTCGAGCTGCGCTTCTTCCGTCCCGAGTAA